From a single Falco naumanni isolate bFalNau1 chromosome 17, bFalNau1.pat, whole genome shotgun sequence genomic region:
- the LOC121098720 gene encoding potassium voltage-gated channel subfamily A member 2: MTVATGDPADEAAALPGHPQDTYNPETDHECCERVVINISGLRFETQLKTLAQFPETLLGDPKKRMRYFDPLRNEYFFDRNRPSFDAILYYYQSGGRLRRPVNVPLDIFSEEIRFYELGEEAMEMFREDEGYIKEEERPLPENEFQRQVWLLFEYPESSGPARIIAIVSVMVILISIVSFCLETLPIFRDENEDMHGSGLSHPPYSNSSMGYQQSTSFTDPFFIVETLCIIWFSFEFLVRFFACPSKAGFFTNIMNIIDIVAIIPYFITLGTELAEKPEDGQQGQQAMSLAILRVIRLVRVFRIFKLSRHSKGLQILGQTLKASMRELGLLIFFLFIGVILFSSAVYFAEADESESQFPSIPDAFWWAVVSMTTVGYGDMVPTTIGGKIVGSLCAIAGVLTIALPVPVIVSNFNYFYHRETEGEEQAQYLQVTSCPKIPSSPDLKKSRSASTISKSDYMEIQEGVNNSNEDFREENLKTANCTLANTNYVNITKMLTDV; encoded by the coding sequence ATGACAGTTGCTACTGGAGATCCTGCAGACGAAGCTGCAGCTCTTCCCGGTCACCCGCAGGACACATATAACCCTGAGACCGACCATGAATGCTGCGAGAGGGTGGTCATTAATATTTCGGGTCTACGCTTTGAGACGCAGCTCAAGACGCTAGCCCAGTTTCCCGAGACCTTGCTAGGGGATCCTAAAAAGAGGATGAGGTATTTTGACCCGCTCCGGAATGAGTATTTTTTTGATCGGAACAGACCCAGCTTCGACGCGATTTTGTACTATTACCAGTCCGGTGGGAGGTTGCGGAGGCCGGTTAACGTGCCCTTAGATATCTTCTCGGAAGAGATTCGTTTTTatgaactgggggaagaagcGATGGAGATGTTTCGGGAGGATGAAGGCTACATCAAAGAAGAGGAGCGGCCGTTGCCTGAGAACGAGTTTCAGAGACAAGTGTGGCTGCTCTTTGAGTACCCCGAGAGCTCGGGACCTGCCAGGATTATAGCTATTGTCTCCGTCATGGTGATTTTAATCTCTATCGTCAGCTTTTGCCTGGAAACGTTGCCCATTTTTCGGGATGAGAACGAAGACATGCACGGCAGCGGGCTGAGCCACCCCCCCTACTCCAACAGCAGCATGGGGTACCAGCAGTCCACCTCTTTCACAGACCCCTTCTTCATCGTGGAGACGCTTTGCATCATCTGGTTCTCCTTCGAGTTCTTGGTGAGGTTTTTCGCCTGCCCCAGCAAGGCTGGGTTTTTTACCAACATCATGAACATTATAGACATTGTGGCCATCATTCCCTATTTCATCACCTTAGGGACGGAGCTGGCCGAGAAGCCAGAGGATGGTCAGCAAGGCCAGCAAGCCATGTCCTTGGCCATCCTCCGAGTCATCCGCTTGGTGCGGGTCTTCAGGATCTTCAAGCTCTCCCGGCACTCCAAGGGGCTGCAGATCCTGGGGCAGACTCTCAAGGCCAGCATGCGGGAGCTGGGCCTCttgatatttttcctcttcatcgGTGTCATCCTCTTCTCCAGCGCCGTCTACTTTGCCGAGGCTGATGAGAGCGAGTCCCAGTTCCCGAGCATCCCCGATGCCTTCTGGTGGGCTGTGGTTTCCATGACGACTGTTGGCTACGGAGACATGGTCCCCACGACCATCGGGGGGAAAATAGTGGGTTCCTTGTGTGCCATCGCTGGCGTATTAACGATTGCCTTACCAGTGCCCGTCATAGTGTCTAACTTCAATTACTTCTACCACCGGGAGAcggagggagaggagcaggctCAATATTTGCAAGTAACCAGCTGCCCAAAGATCCCCTCTTCCCCTGAcctaaagaaaagcagaagtgccTCTACTATTAGTAAGTCTGATTATATGGAGATTCAGGAAGGCGTAAACAATAGCAATGAGGATTTTAGGGAGGAGAACTTGAAGACAGCCAATTGCACCCTAGCTAACACAAACTATGTGAATATCACCAAAATGCTAACCGATGTCTAG